The Plasmodium sp. gorilla clade G2 genome assembly, chromosome: 4 genome has a segment encoding these proteins:
- a CDS encoding RNA-binding protein NOB1, putative, whose product MEKKKKYILDSNSLIKFKDFLFYKYDCYITEGVIKEIKDENSKKKLMNILPLLKIEKPEEVDINFIRYFSKLTGDLNSLSSVDIEVIALTYMLHRKYGDVTKLRATPLETIYKYDDVEYEYVKNVNKNDKKKKKKKNNKINGIYFDDRDKEKETDDEKETDDEKETDDEKETDDEKETDDEKETDDEKKTDDEKKTDDEKKTDDEKKTDDEKKTDDEKKTDDEKETYNEKGNDDEKKTDDEKETDDEENEHENIKREDYKTIQNGEGELLKEKEIYKEKLLQVCNDNNMSDDNNHVDKNEIIYFENDKRSHGDDNISEKNDKLSHLNDNISDESNSISYNNTDISDDNVSDFFASEEEKEHLKKGKNKFIGCQTIKEEVVKVLSNDTGSDDDSDDNNDNDGNDNNDNNDEGGDWINLNNFDKINLNINTDESFKETVACITTDYAMQNVLYQIGLNVITIDGYKINSIKLWGYFCTSCYFFMRTNNLLFCSKCGNNNLRKVNVHVDNNLKKLVVKIPQIRVNIKNTIFSIPKKKNNNNNKNKFENKLQIFREDELLIGGRKQFISHQKKLYESQKNINDPFNDDNFYDSTNCFIRTKLKSGKVAVLKNPKILVGGKKNVHRRKK is encoded by the coding sequence ATggagaagaaaaagaaatatatattagattCCAACAgtttaattaaatttaaagattttttattttataaatatgactGTTATATAACTGAAGGggtaataaaagaaataaaagatgagaattcaaaaaagaaattaatgaATATTCTTCCTCTTTTAAAAATTGAGAAACCAGAAGAAGtagatataaattttataagatATTTTTCTAAGCTAACTGGAGATCTTAACTCATTAAGTTCTGTAGATATAGAAGTTATAGCATTAACATATATGCTTCATAGGAAATATGGAGACGTGACAAAATTAAGAGCAACACCTTTAGAAactatttataaatatgatgatgTTGAATATGAATATGTGAAgaatgttaataaaaatgataagaagaaaaaaaaaaagaaaaataataaaataaatggaaTTTATTTTGATGACCGTGATAAGGAAAAAGAAACAGATGATGAGAAAGAAACAgatgatgaaaaagaaacagatgatgaaaaagaaacagatgatgaaaaagaaacagatgatgaaaaagaaacagatgatgaaaaaaaaacagatgatgaaaaaaaaacagatgatgaaaaaaaaacagatgatgaaaaaaaaacagatgatgaaaaaaaaacagatgatgaaaaaaaaacagatgatgaaaaagaaacatataatgaaaaaggaaatgatgatgaaaaaaaaacagatgatgaaaaagaaacagatgatgaagaaaacgagcatgaaaatattaaaagagaAGATTATAAAACAATACAAAATGGGGAAGgagaattattaaaagaaaaagaaatttataaGGAAAAATTATTACAAGTATGTAATGATAACAATAtgagtgatgataataatcatgttgataaaaatgaaattatttaCTTTGAAAATGATAAACGTTCACATGGAGATGATAATATCtcagaaaaaaatgataagcTTTCccatttaaatgataatatatcagATGAAAGTAATAGcatttcttataataatactgACATTTCTGATGACAATGTTAGCGATTTTTTTGCAAGTGAAGAGGAAAAGGAACATTTGAAGAAAGGAAAGAATAAATTTATTGGTTGTCAAacaataaaagaagaagtGGTAAAGGTATTGTCAAATGATACTGGCAGTGATGATGATAGTGATGATaacaatgataatgatggtaatgataataatgataataatgatgaggGGGGTGATTGGATAAATCTTAACAACTTTgacaaaataaatttaaatattaatactgATGAAAGTTTTAAAGAGACAGTTGCATGTATAACTACAGATTATGCAATGCAAAATGTGTTATATCAAATAGGATTAAATGTCATAACTATAGATggttataaaataaattccaTAAAATTATGGGGTTATTTTTGTACttcttgttatttttttatgagaacaaataatttattattttgttctaaATGTGGAAATAATAATCTAAGAAAAGTTAATGTTCatgttgataataatttaaaaaagctAGTTGTTAAAATCCCACAAATAAgagttaatataaaaaatacaatttttagtatacccaaaaaaaaaaataataacaataataaaaataaatttgaaaataaattacaaaTTTTTAGAGAAGATGAACTGTTAATAGGAGGAAGAAAACAATTTATATCtcatcaaaaaaaattatatgaatcacaaaaaaatattaacgaTCCttttaatgatgataatttttatgattcAACAAATTGTTTTATTAGAACAAAACTCAAAAGTGGAAAAGTCGCTGTTTTGAAAAATCCAAAAATTCTTGTTGGGGGGAAAAAAAATGTCCACAGAAggaagaaatga
- a CDS encoding regulator of chromosome condensation, putative yields MESCNTAEDKTNECKDSISEVKKSILINCIKEKDIIESSCRSNIYENNILDELFILNKKKKKFVGENEAWDVISNISKYSSDNHKETEKKKLLLCFGNNNFGQLGLEENVSIGLIDFSTIMINKCKRLSFYDNYNKKFKKSTDKSSVLKNKKKNSNSNNSKKKSMCSSLSTNKRHSRISLSNNELYNDILTKLPSNFALKTIRKKKKHTNDGDNNNNNTNDGDDNNNNTNDGDKNNKKCNNKNNTDDDDSDDEKWGGGNEIYNLRSSKVARIPKKKKLMEPIILMDPMQRRESINKLEPLNIIDPINIMDTLKRRESLIRRESINILESINIMDVLKRRESIRRRDSIMINSADQLGIFSNEDMIKSKYNNIINNNNNCNHNNSVNDSINSLNSNENDKMENNKPVFFSENENNCKQKYIEKFSQYDNYLKVDDCYDSMGNFINADHYRSMEHYQNIGNYQNSEYYQSDHNYHCDNNYHCDIHYQRVDYYHRDDNHHHDDTCHANILYGYNNNNDNNNINNNNNNNNRLLKKSIGKSCKKKNVLFFNPKIIKCGKYHSGAVSENGLVCLWGLNSYGQLGVNSKKSIYTCYKKIKLKLSDEKKYKNKIILNKNNKSNTKPIITCPPSIVKNEKTITSPYIYKLIPLKYFGYKHKIKNISLGSFHTLLLTYDGYVFTFGCNKRAQLGLPNHYNKKVSYTSKPFMLPIYNNPNNMFTRAKKFYDNEANNVCNNAAHNVCSNAAHNAAHNICSNAAHNVCSNAAHNVCSNAAHNVCNNAYHNVCHNSGHVFHNDETKRNKKYCHGKRKTCQNYAADNEERQKKNNFYFTTKSIYAKIEHPIIFITCGSYNSAVIDANKKLWMWGWNEYGQIDDTYINEKIKRIKRKRKKMEAQKSVSFTKSIGDTLMNIPFIKGLANSFTFSKKNEINKYSSCDEKQPITKNAETDEASNRLYYSDACSSNEKKKLKKNNVLKGNNDKLKGNDKMIKNYNHDDNHDDDHDVDHDVDHDDDHDVDHDDVHDDHHDDHHNDKVKKKKERRKFSNKYVNIPRKIKIKNSKILQVSIGKYHSLCLTQDKCVYVWGYLKNKKHMNQNGYYETDEEEKEEEERQRSRRKKLYEIKHSIDDEENSDDRNHKSYIYSSNDKTEYYEDVTTITKIECLSHLYISDINSSSTHTSFVAPIKSVNKDIDECIWEMVDQNKNPKNKNKNNNYVNRYQFRAGESFSEENQLYRAGDLYRNKLLQRKGEGGKNYSYRDNYFNRGGDNIYYIKYTDLYKLLNIKMNDKDKLLMRNDNIFNNIYDKRNNTKSNNHNKNNNNNNNNMYYINNKYHISNTNIINNNYYTHNNLIDYFKNKKLLNNNNNNNYRNNELTKLDHILKPLLLSTNNKNMHSLNTLQIFQVSMGKNFAVILTSSPSINKILNKKKIDYINNICSLDVLRDKIPERNIFVIGRGDFNQILLPQNCKQSSIPIYLDKHKLIYHVLRVNKKYNFLNTSNRKKYSDQISYNSKLFNLKKYHEKIKENVNNNSSFIYNDLGHHKFSLILSPNKKSSSGTCKINSYSSNWGSALRRKKSMSGVHTYSDRASNQILNFKLSKTFKKFSLEREKWYFSDRDKIEEGDTSSAVQIKWGADTNDNESMKRESIKRESIIKMGSEPIHKKNNDDNNSSCVARKKASNSVQIIEIEKNKKKKKKKNHLNLFKIPNFFMTTSNELSEVSVQSLEELNNKKENKKGDVNNKSDVNNKGDTNNKGDTNNKSDTNNKGDENNKGDTNNKSDTNNKSDINNKSDTNNKSDTNNKSDINNKYDKKNLKNDKNADTDFVTSVPLDEYNEYSSDNKLLNNFRLSINAEESKKSETYDLNNDFHLNLLKNNMNNANLSKARSRVSYSSQNKRRCSSGINKNDLVRSMILNAIDNINENLDIDNPKKKKNHEHIAKSNEVKMRFKVFKKRNSCLWNYFTYHKHRNQNTFDLNLSKDIVNINLLDISCGDYHSLILLEVDKLV; encoded by the coding sequence atggaaagCTGCAATACTGCTGAAGATAAGACGAATGAATGCAAGGATAGCATAAGTGAAGTTAAAAAAAGTATCTTAATAAACTgtattaaagaaaaagatataatagaAAGTTCTTGTagaagtaatatatatgaaaataatatattagatgaattatttattttaaataaaaaaaaaaagaaatttgtAGGAGAAAATGAAGCATGGGATGTTATATCGAATATATCTAAATATTCTTCTGATAATCATAAAGAAaccgaaaaaaaaaaattattattatgctttggtaataataattttggtCAGCTAGGATTAGAAGAAAATGTTAGTATTGGGTTAATAGATTTTTCTACAATTATGATAAACAAATGTAAAAGATTATCTTTTTATGATAACTATAAtaagaaatttaaaaaaagtacaGATAAATCTTctgtattaaaaaataaaaaaaaaaatagtaacaGTAATAATAGTAAGAAGAAGAGTATGTGTTCTTCTCTTTCTACAAATAAAAGACATTCACGTATTTCTCTAAGtaataatgaattatataatgatattttgACTAAACTTCCAAGTAATTTTGCCTTAAAAactataagaaaaaaaaaaaaacacacaaatgatggtgataataataataataatacaaatgatggtgatgataataataataatacaaatgatggtgataaaaataataaaaaatgtaataataaaaataatactgACGATGACGATTCTGATGACGAAAAATGGGGAGGTGGTAATGAAATTTATAATCTTAGATCATCAAAAGTTGCTAggattccaaaaaaaaagaaactgATGGAaccaataatattaatggatCCAATGCAAAGAAGAGAATCAATAAATAAACTAGAACCATTAAATATTATCGAtcctataaatattatggaTACATTAAAAAGAAGAGAATCGTTAATAAGAAGAGaatctataaatattttagaatcaataaatataatggatGTATTAAAAAGAAGAGAATCAATAAGAAGAAGAGATTCTATAATGATAAATAGTGCAGATCAGCTTGGAATTTTTTCAAATGAAGATATGATAAAATctaaatataacaatataataaataataataataattgtaatcataataatagtgTAAATGATTCTATAAATTCTTTAAATtctaatgaaaatgataagatggaaaataataaacctGTTTTCTTTtcagaaaatgaaaataattgtaaacaaaaatatatagaaaaatttagtcaatatgataattatttaaaagtaGATGATTGTTATGATAGCATGGGGAATTTTATAAATGCTGATCATTATCGTAGTATGGAACATTATCAAAATATTGGAAATTATCAGAACAGTGAATATTATCAGAGTgatcataattatcattgtgataataattatcattgtGATATTCATTATCAACGTGTAGATTATTATCATCGTGATGATAATCATCATCATGATGATACTTGTCAtgcaaatattttatatggatacaacaacaataatgataataataatattaataataataacaataataataataggtTATTAAAAAAGAGTATAGGCAAaagttgtaaaaaaaaaaatgttttattctttaaccctaaaattataaaatgtgGAAAATATCATTCAGGTGCTGTAAGTGAAAATGGTTTAGTATGTCTATGGGGTCTTAATTCATATGGTCAATTAGGTGTGAATTCTAAGAAATCTATATATacttgttataaaaaaataaaattgaaattatcagatgaaaaaaaatataaaaataaaataatattaaataaaaataataagagtAATACTAAACCAATTATTACTTGTCCTCCTTCTAttgtaaaaaatgaaaaaactaTAACATcaccatatatttataaattaatccctttgaaatattttggttataaacataaaatcaaaaatattagTTTAGGTTCTTTtcatacattattattaacatatgATGGATATGTTTTTACATTCGGATGTAATAAAAGAGCTCAATTAGGATTGCcaaatcattataataaaaaagtatcTTATACAAGTAAGCCTTTTATGTtacctatatataataatccgaataatatgtttacaagggcaaaaaaattttatgataATGAAGCAAATAATGTTTGTAATAATGCAGCACATAATGTTTGTAGTAATGCAGCACATAATGCAGCACATAATATTTGTAGTAATGCAGCACATAATGTTTGTAGTAATGCAGCTCATAATGTTTGTAGTAATGCAGCTCATAATGTTTGTAATAATGCTTATCATAATGTTTGCCACAATTCTGGTCACGTTTTTCATAATGatgaaacaaaaagaaataaaaaatattgtcATGGGAAAAGGAAGACATGTCAAAACTATGCAGCTGATAATGAagaaagacaaaaaaaaaataatttttatttcactACAAAATCTATCTATGCTAAAATCGAGCAtccaattatttttattacatgtGGATCTTATAACAGTGCTGTTATAGATGCTAATAAGAAATTATGGATGTGGGGTTGGAATGAATATGGTCAAATAGATGAtacttatataaatgaaaaaataaaacgtattaaaagaaaaaggaaaaaaatggaaGCTCAAAAATCGGTTTCATTTACAAAATCTATTGGTGATACATTAATGAATATACCATTTATTAAAGGGCTAGCCAATAGTTTCACtttctcaaaaaaaaatgaaattaataaatattcctCTTGTGATGAAAAGCAGCCCATTACTAAAAATGCTGAAACGGATGAGGCATCCAATCGATTGTATTATTCTGATGCATGCTcatcaaatgaaaaaaaaaaattaaaaaaaaataacgtGCTGAAAGGgaataatgataaattaaaaggaaatgataaaatgatcaaaaattataatcatGATGATAATCATGATGATGATCATGATGTTGATCATGATGTTGATCATGACGATGATCATGATGTTGATCATGACGATGTTCATGACGATCATCATGACGATCACCACAATGATAaagtgaaaaaaaagaaagaaagaagaaaatttaGCAACAAATACGTTAACATACCtagaaagataaaaataaagaatagtAAAATTCTTCAAGTTAGTATAGGTAAATATCATAGTTTATGTTTAACCCAAGATAAATGTGTTTATGTATGGggttatttaaaaaataaaaaacatatgaATCAAAATGGATATTATGAAacagatgaagaagaaaaagaagaagaagaaagacAAAGAagtagaagaaaaaaattatatgaaataaaacattctatagatgatgaagaaaattcTGATGATAGAAATCataaaagttatatatattcatctaATGATAAAACAGAATATTATGAAGATGTAACTACAATAACAAAAATAGAATGCTTAagtcatttatatatatctgaTATAAATTCATCAAGTACTCATACAAGTTTCGTTGCCCCTATAAAAAGtgtaaataaagatattgaTGAATGTATATGGGAAATGGTTGATCAAAATAAGAatccaaaaaataaaaataaaaataataattatgttaATCGTTATCAATTTCGTGCAGGAGAATCTTTCTCAGAAGAAAATCAATTATATAGAGCTGGTGATCTATATCGTAATAAACTATTACAAAGAAAAGGAGAAGGAGGAAAAAATTATAGTTATAgagataattattttaatagaggaggagataatatatattatataaaatatactgATTTGTATaagttattaaatattaaaatgaatGATAAAGATAAGCTCTTAATGAGAAATGAtaacatatttaataatatatatgataaaaggAATAACACTAAAAGTAACAACCACAACAagaacaacaataataataataataatatgtattatattaacaataaatatcatattaGTAATACaaacattattaataataattattatactcataataatttaattgattattttaaaaataaaaaactattaaacaacaacaataataataattatagaaataatgaattaacaaaattagatcatatattaaaaccaTTACTTCTAAGtactaataataaaaatatgcatTCACTTAATACGTTGCAAATATTTCAAGTATCAATGGGGAAAAACTTTGCTGTTATTTTAACTTCCTCTCCttctataaataaaatattaaataaaaaaaaaatagattacataaataatatatgttcattAGATGTATTAAGAGATAAAATACcagaaagaaatatatttgttataggAAGAGGAGATTTCAATCAAATTTTATTACCTCAAAATTGTAAACAATCATCTATACCCATCTATTTAGATAAacataaattaatttatcatGTTCTAagagtaaataaaaaatataactttCTTAATACATccaatagaaaaaaatattctgaTCAAATTAGTTATAAtagtaaattatttaatttaaaaaaatatcatgaaaaaattaaagaaaatgtaaataataatagtagctttatatataatgatctAGGGCATCATAAATTTTCTCTCATTCTTTCACCTAATAAAAAAAGCTCTTCAGGGACATGCAAAATAAATTCCTATTCATCAAATTGGGGTAGTGCTcttagaagaaaaaaatccaTGTCTGGAGTACACACATATAGTGACAGGGCTAGTAATCAAATACTTAACTTTAAATTAAGTAAAacctttaaaaaattttctttagAAAGAGAAAAATGGTATTTCTCAGATAGAGACAAAATAGAAGAAGGGGATACCTCAAGTGCAGTTCAAATAAAGTGGGGTGCAGATACTAATGATAATGAAAGTATGAAAAGAGAAAGTATTAAAAGAGAAAGCATCATAAAGATGGGAAGTGAAcctattcataaaaaaaataacgatgataataatagttcTTGTGTTGCTCGTAAAAAAGCTAGTAATAGTGTTCAAATTATAGAAATagagaaaaacaaaaaaaaaaaaaaaaaaaaaaatcatttaaatttatttaaaattccAAACTTTTTTATGACTACATCGAATGAACTTAGTGAGGTGAGTGTGCAAAGTTTAGAGGAgttaaataataagaaagaaaataaaaagggtgatgtaaataataagagtgatgtaaataataagggtgatacaaataataagggtgatacaaataataagagtgatacaaataataagggtgatgaaaataacaagggtgatacaaataataagagtgatacaaataataagagtgatataaataataagagtgatacaaataataagagtgatacaaataataagagtgatataaataataaatatgataagaaaaatcttaagaatgataaaaatgcaGATACTGACTTTGTAACAAGTGTTCCTTTAGAcgaatataatgaatattcttctgataataaattattaaataatttcagATTAAGCATAAATGCAGAAGAATCTAAGAAGAGTGAAACGtatgatttaaataatgatttCCATTTAAATCTATTAAaaaacaatatgaataatgcAAACTTATCAAAGGCTAGAAGTAGAGTTTCTTATTCTTCACAAAATAAAAGACGATGTTCATCAGGAATTAATAAAAACGATTTAGTTCGTTCTATGATATTAAATGctattgataatataaatgaaaatttagATATAGAtaatccaaaaaaaaaaaaaaatcatgaaCATATAGCAAAAAGTAATGAAGTTAAAATGAGATTTaaagtttttaaaaaaagaaattcttGTCTATGGAATTATTTTACATATCATAAACATAGAAACCAAAATACATTCGATTTAAATTTATCAAAAGATATAGtcaatattaatttattagatATATCATGTGGTGATTATCattcattaatattactaGAAGTGGATAAGCTAGTATAA
- a CDS encoding trafficking protein particle complex subunit 3, putative, with the protein MSKDKYQKQGDAIFAKLEKVNSELFSFAYGALVSQLLKDLELVDEVNEQLEKMGFNIGTRLIEEFLAKSDISFCEDFEETVNVIAKVAFKMFLGISGTVTCVNKESNIFSIIFDNNPLSDFVELPKSLSSLNYCSLLCGVIKGALEQIRIKVNCYFVKDMLKGDDYYELYIQLNEVMKEEILNDEES; encoded by the exons atgtcgAAGGATAAATATCAAAAACAAGGAGATGCCATTTTTGCAAAATTAGAGAAAGtg aactctgaattattttcttttgcaTATGGAGCCTTAGTGAGTCAATTGTTGAAAGACCTTGAATTAGTAGACGAGGTCAATGAGCAATTAGAAAAAAT GGGCTTCAACATAGGCACAAGACTAATTGAAGAATTCCTTGCAAAGTCTGATATTTCATTTTGTGAAGACTTTGAAGAAACAGTCAATGTTATAGCAAag GTGGCCTTTAAAATGTTCCTAGGAATAAGTGGAACAGTTACTTGTGTAAATAAAGAATcgaatatattttctattatttttGATAACAATCCTTTAAGCGATTTTGTTGAATTACCAAAATCACTATCATCATTAAATTATTGTAGTTTATTATGTGGAGTAATTAAAGGAGCACTCGAACAA ATAAGAATTAAAGTAAACTGTTATTTTGTTAAGGATATGTTGAAGGGAGATGACTATTAcgaattatatattcaacTAAACGAA GTTATGAAAGaggaaatattaaatgatgaGGAATCTTAA